In Geopsychrobacter electrodiphilus DSM 16401, a single window of DNA contains:
- the mutY gene encoding A/G-specific adenine glycosylase, which produces MAERRFEQGEVATRLLAWYGRAGRSLPWRQTRDPYRIWLAEIMLQQTTVAAVIGYFRLFLEKFPTLEALAAAPLEEVIDLWAGLGYYARARNLHATAQKLIAQGGHFPVSVAELMQLPGIGRSTAGAISALAFDQPAPILDANVRRILCRLFALQKMPRSVQAEKQLWVWAETLTPQLRIHDYTQAIMDLGATICLPRRPRCTECPLETLCEARRLNLVDQLPLKKLKQPIPLRHELALLLVSDGKALVRRRPTKGLLGGLWEFPGLEVAETDPVEQIHRYCAGGYSVRGISLLGQARHTYSHFRLEIDFYRVELEPEGAVAEQADHSGQWLPLAALMQLPLHGAHKKLLTLITASKKSSSIN; this is translated from the coding sequence TTGGCTGAACGGCGGTTTGAGCAGGGTGAGGTCGCCACGCGTCTGCTCGCCTGGTACGGGCGTGCCGGTCGCAGCCTCCCCTGGCGTCAGACGCGCGATCCTTACCGTATCTGGCTTGCAGAAATCATGCTGCAACAGACCACCGTCGCGGCCGTGATCGGTTACTTCCGACTCTTTTTGGAAAAATTCCCGACCCTTGAAGCGCTGGCTGCCGCCCCCCTGGAAGAGGTTATCGATCTCTGGGCGGGGCTCGGCTACTATGCGCGTGCGCGTAACCTGCACGCTACAGCGCAAAAGTTGATTGCACAGGGGGGGCATTTCCCGGTCAGTGTCGCGGAGCTGATGCAGTTGCCAGGGATAGGCCGTTCGACGGCAGGGGCAATTTCGGCACTCGCCTTTGACCAGCCGGCGCCGATTCTGGATGCCAATGTGCGGCGGATTCTCTGTCGCTTGTTTGCCTTGCAGAAGATGCCGCGGTCTGTTCAGGCAGAAAAGCAGCTCTGGGTCTGGGCTGAAACCCTGACCCCGCAACTGCGGATTCATGATTACACCCAGGCGATTATGGATCTGGGGGCGACTATCTGTCTGCCACGCAGACCGCGCTGCACCGAATGCCCGCTTGAAACGCTGTGTGAGGCGCGGCGCCTGAACCTGGTTGATCAGCTGCCGCTGAAGAAATTGAAGCAGCCGATTCCCCTGCGGCATGAATTGGCGCTACTGCTGGTCAGCGATGGCAAGGCGCTGGTACGCCGTCGCCCGACCAAAGGACTTCTCGGAGGCCTTTGGGAGTTTCCCGGTCTCGAAGTGGCCGAGACAGATCCGGTTGAGCAGATTCATCGCTACTGTGCCGGTGGTTATTCGGTGCGTGGTATAAGTCTGCTCGGGCAGGCGCGCCACACCTACAGCCATTTTCGGCTTGAGATCGACTTTTATCGTGTCGAGCTTGAACCTGAAGGGGCTGTGGCTGAGCAGGCAGACCATTCTGGCCAGTGGTTGCCGCTGGCCGCTCTCATGCAACTCCCCCTGCACGGGGCACATAAAAAATTGCTGACGCTGATTACTGCGTCGAAAAAATCTTCCAGCATCAACTGA
- a CDS encoding EamA family transporter, which translates to MQTLALVLILFSALMHALWNLLVKQSRDKTVFIWWMFVCAFILMNFLMLLPGRPFPPMSPRYLLLAGSAAACFVLYHWFTGKAYREGDLSMTYPLAQTSMLYVPIWGVLLLGERLSLPGILGILLMVAGAYSIQLRYFQLGELLRPFRNLGNSSVQAALLAGLCYSFGAIIDKQGVTSYTAYHFTYILVLFMLGYMSLNLLRPCYRGRVLAELRHSPKLVMLSGPVMLASFLTFRYGLQLSPVSYAVPLRQVSLLVGVLIGILFLGESFGRMRLCSAGLILAGVVFIWHG; encoded by the coding sequence ATGCAAACTCTCGCTCTGGTTTTGATCCTCTTTTCAGCGCTGATGCACGCCCTGTGGAATCTGCTGGTCAAGCAGAGCCGTGACAAGACGGTGTTCATCTGGTGGATGTTCGTTTGCGCCTTTATCCTGATGAATTTTCTGATGCTCCTGCCGGGGCGGCCCTTTCCGCCCATGTCCCCCCGCTATCTGCTGCTGGCCGGGAGTGCGGCTGCCTGCTTTGTGCTCTATCACTGGTTTACCGGCAAGGCCTACCGCGAGGGGGACCTGTCGATGACCTATCCCCTGGCCCAGACCTCGATGCTTTACGTGCCGATCTGGGGGGTGCTGCTTTTGGGTGAGAGACTTTCCCTGCCCGGCATTCTGGGGATTCTGCTGATGGTGGCCGGAGCCTACAGCATCCAGCTCCGCTATTTTCAACTGGGCGAATTGCTGCGCCCCTTTCGTAATCTGGGGAACAGTTCGGTCCAGGCGGCCTTGCTGGCCGGGCTCTGCTATTCCTTCGGCGCGATCATCGACAAACAAGGGGTTACCAGCTATACCGCTTACCATTTCACTTATATCCTGGTGCTCTTCATGCTTGGTTACATGAGTCTCAATCTGTTGCGCCCCTGTTACCGTGGACGGGTTTTGGCTGAGCTGCGGCATAGTCCCAAACTGGTCATGCTGTCGGGACCGGTTATGCTCGCCTCGTTCCTCACCTTCCGCTACGGCCTGCAACTTTCACCGGTCAGCTATGCCGTCCCGCTAAGGCAGGTGAGTCTGCTGGTCGGGGTCCTGATCGGGATTCTGTTTCTGGGGGAATCCTTCGGGCGCATGCGCCTCTGTTCGGCGGGACTGATATTGGCCGGAGTCGTGTTTATCTGGCATGGCTGA
- the mqnE gene encoding aminofutalosine synthase MqnE: MLFKTIKEKVASNTRISDAEALALFESRELLAIGELAAEANQRKNGDKVYFNVNRHINYTNLCVNRCKFCAFSKEADDPGVYTLALEQIAEKAREASSAGATEIHTVGGLHPDLPFEFYLQMLRSIKQVDPRLHIKGFTAVEIDYFSRLSGLSIEDVIAALKSAGLGSLPGGGAEILGQQVRDQICPEKISGARWLEVTEKVHAAGLRSNATMLFGHLEGYHDRVEHLHLLRELQDKTGGFQTFIPLAFQPDNTRVPGAKGVGGVDALKTLAISRLYLDNFQHIKAYWVMLGLKIAQTSLCFGVNDLDGTVVEEQIGHDAGADSPQALGKEQIQLLIREAGRVPVERDTLYNEL, from the coding sequence ATGTTGTTTAAAACGATTAAAGAAAAAGTCGCATCCAATACCCGCATCAGCGACGCTGAAGCCCTGGCGCTGTTTGAGTCGCGCGAGCTGCTGGCGATCGGTGAACTGGCGGCTGAGGCCAATCAGCGCAAGAACGGCGATAAGGTCTATTTCAACGTCAACCGACATATCAATTACACCAATCTGTGCGTCAATCGCTGTAAGTTCTGCGCCTTCTCCAAAGAAGCTGATGACCCTGGGGTTTACACCCTGGCACTGGAGCAGATTGCCGAAAAAGCCCGTGAGGCCTCTAGCGCCGGGGCGACGGAGATTCACACCGTCGGTGGGCTACATCCTGACCTGCCGTTTGAGTTTTATCTGCAGATGCTGCGCAGCATCAAACAGGTTGATCCCCGTCTGCATATCAAGGGCTTTACCGCGGTTGAGATCGATTATTTTTCCCGGCTTTCAGGTTTGAGTATCGAGGACGTGATCGCAGCGCTTAAGTCCGCCGGACTCGGCTCGCTGCCGGGGGGCGGGGCCGAAATCCTCGGGCAACAGGTGCGGGACCAGATCTGTCCCGAAAAGATCAGCGGCGCACGCTGGCTGGAGGTGACCGAAAAGGTGCATGCGGCCGGTCTGCGCAGCAACGCCACCATGCTCTTCGGGCACCTCGAAGGCTACCACGACCGAGTCGAGCACCTGCACCTGCTGCGTGAACTGCAGGACAAGACCGGTGGGTTTCAAACCTTCATTCCCCTCGCCTTTCAGCCGGATAATACCCGAGTGCCCGGGGCTAAAGGGGTCGGCGGGGTCGATGCCTTAAAGACTCTGGCGATCAGTCGGCTCTATCTGGATAACTTCCAGCATATCAAAGCCTACTGGGTGATGCTGGGGCTGAAAATCGCCCAGACCTCCCTCTGTTTCGGGGTCAATGATCTCGATGGCACGGTGGTCGAAGAGCAGATCGGTCATGACGCCGGCGCTGATTCGCCACAGGCGCTCGGGAAGGAGCAGATCCAGTTACTCATCCGCGAGGCGGGGAGGGTGCCGGTCGAGCGCGATACCCTGTACAATGAATTATGA
- the mqnC gene encoding cyclic dehypoxanthinyl futalosine synthase — MIENIQHILASDEPLSRDQALWLLTEADLLQLGRLADEVRRRKHPGNRVSFVVDRNVNYSNVCESKCKFCAFYCDAESEKAYLLDYATIFAKVQELADLGGTQLLMQGGLHPSLKIEWFEELFRQLRQQFPQVQIHSLSAAEICHIAKLSGLTMSEALRRLQVAGLKSLPGAGAEVLVDEVRQRISPNKIGWQEWGEVMEAAHALGMRSTATMMFGSCETPVDIVEHLFRIRAIQAKTGGFTAFIPWTFQPHNTELGGKTTSGVDYLKVLALSRIVLDNIDNIQASWVTQGANMAQVALFFGANDLGGTMLEENVVAAAGISFRMSQEEIIDLAQSAGFIPVRRTTEYEILEEYLK, encoded by the coding sequence ATGATTGAAAATATCCAGCATATTCTCGCAAGCGATGAGCCCCTCAGCCGGGACCAGGCCCTCTGGTTGTTGACCGAGGCCGACCTGTTGCAGCTCGGCCGACTGGCGGATGAGGTCCGGCGGCGCAAGCATCCCGGTAACCGGGTCAGTTTCGTTGTCGATCGCAACGTCAACTACAGCAACGTCTGTGAATCGAAGTGCAAGTTCTGCGCGTTTTACTGTGACGCCGAGTCGGAAAAAGCCTATCTGCTCGATTACGCCACGATCTTCGCCAAGGTCCAGGAGCTGGCCGATCTGGGTGGGACCCAACTGCTGATGCAGGGCGGCCTGCACCCGAGCTTGAAGATCGAATGGTTCGAGGAGTTATTCCGTCAGTTGCGCCAGCAGTTCCCGCAGGTGCAGATTCATTCGCTCTCGGCCGCGGAAATCTGTCATATTGCCAAACTCTCGGGCCTGACCATGTCGGAGGCCCTCAGGCGCTTGCAGGTCGCCGGGCTTAAATCCCTGCCAGGCGCCGGAGCCGAGGTGCTGGTCGATGAAGTCCGTCAGCGCATTTCGCCCAACAAGATCGGCTGGCAGGAGTGGGGTGAGGTGATGGAAGCGGCGCACGCGTTAGGGATGCGCTCTACTGCGACCATGATGTTCGGGAGTTGCGAAACCCCGGTCGATATCGTCGAGCATCTGTTCCGGATCCGTGCAATTCAAGCAAAAACCGGAGGTTTTACCGCCTTCATCCCCTGGACTTTTCAACCGCACAACACTGAACTGGGTGGAAAAACCACGAGCGGTGTCGACTACCTTAAGGTGCTGGCGCTCTCGCGGATTGTGCTCGATAATATCGATAATATCCAGGCCAGTTGGGTGACTCAGGGGGCCAACATGGCGCAGGTGGCACTCTTTTTCGGCGCTAACGATCTTGGCGGAACTATGCTTGAAGAGAACGTGGTCGCTGCCGCCGGCATCTCCTTCCGCATGTCGCAGGAAGAGATCATTGATCTGGCCCAAAGCGCCGGATTTATTCCGGTCAGGCGAACGACCGAATACGAAATTTTAGAGGAATACTTAAAATGA
- a CDS encoding ribonuclease D, producing MPLPQILTRTAEVEELAAELSTFPQIAVDLEADSMHHYQEKVCLLQFTAGEQTILLDPLDGADLSSLRPVLANPGIRKLFHAADYDIRCLARDFSIQIYGLFDTMISSQFLGEAKFGLADVLGKYFGLEVDKKYQRADWTIRPISPEMVRYAAGDTRYLADLVVILEEKLHAMGRRDWVAEEFALLEKARFAEPNGLLCLRVKGAGKLTRRQLGLLEELLQWRNAEAQRRDLPHFKVLGTASLLHLATQAPSSVRGLVAIEGISPRLVERYGKALMQAVEQGVGLDEADLPAFPRVERREKDPAADKRFLQLKDWRKKTAAQLALDPGVLINNATLEQVARANPQSRAELEGLGALKNWQLRELGTGMLQAL from the coding sequence ATGCCCTTGCCACAAATACTGACCCGTACCGCCGAAGTCGAAGAGTTGGCTGCCGAACTTTCGACTTTTCCTCAGATAGCTGTCGATCTTGAAGCCGATTCGATGCATCACTATCAGGAGAAGGTCTGCCTGCTTCAATTTACTGCCGGTGAGCAGACGATTTTGCTCGATCCGCTGGATGGCGCAGACCTTTCCAGTCTGCGTCCGGTGCTGGCGAACCCCGGCATCCGTAAACTGTTTCATGCCGCCGATTATGATATCCGTTGTCTGGCCCGGGATTTTTCTATTCAGATTTACGGGCTGTTCGACACCATGATCTCCAGCCAGTTCCTGGGGGAGGCGAAGTTCGGTCTGGCCGACGTGCTGGGGAAGTATTTCGGCCTTGAGGTCGACAAGAAGTATCAACGTGCTGACTGGACCATCCGTCCCATCAGCCCGGAGATGGTCAGGTACGCGGCTGGTGATACGCGGTATCTGGCGGATCTGGTCGTGATTCTGGAGGAAAAACTTCACGCCATGGGGCGGCGAGATTGGGTCGCTGAGGAGTTTGCCCTTCTGGAAAAAGCACGTTTTGCCGAGCCGAACGGGCTGCTTTGCCTGCGGGTCAAGGGTGCCGGCAAGTTGACCAGGCGTCAACTCGGTCTGCTCGAAGAGTTGCTTCAGTGGCGCAATGCCGAGGCTCAGCGTCGCGATCTGCCCCATTTTAAGGTGTTGGGTACAGCGAGCCTGCTACACCTTGCAACCCAGGCTCCGAGTTCGGTCCGGGGACTGGTCGCGATTGAAGGGATTTCACCGCGGCTGGTTGAACGCTACGGTAAGGCTCTGATGCAAGCCGTCGAACAGGGGGTAGGGCTGGATGAGGCTGACCTGCCAGCTTTCCCCCGGGTCGAACGCCGTGAAAAGGACCCCGCCGCCGACAAGCGGTTTCTGCAGCTCAAGGATTGGCGTAAAAAAACCGCTGCACAGCTGGCTCTTGATCCCGGCGTCCTGATCAATAACGCGACCCTCGAGCAGGTCGCCCGCGCCAACCCGCAGAGCAGAGCGGAGCTGGAGGGTTTGGGTGCTCTGAAAAACTGGCAGCTGCGTGAACTGGGTACGGGGATGTTGCAGGCTCTCTAA
- the hisC gene encoding histidinol-phosphate transaminase has product MTTLRKNIAEMAAYVPGMQPENEAEWVKLNTNENPYPPSPDVAKAILAEVGKDGANLRKYPDARSKKAREIAARLFKVDPAWVIMANGSDELLNNLIRAFVGEGERMAFVHPSYSYYATLSDIQGAQIDQFGLDDDFRLVDFPERYSGKLLFLTSPNAPLGFRFPNDYIRKLAGRCDGVLVVDEAYSDFADGSAMDLVEQCDNLIVTRTLSKSYSLAGMRLGLAVARPEVIAALDKIRDHYHLDRLALVAAEAALLDQDWLVENLVKIRKTREWFSSQLRELGYRVIPSQANFIFVTPPDLDAERVYQGLFERQILVRYFTEPLLKHGLRISIGTREEMETTLKAMTEIG; this is encoded by the coding sequence ATGACGACCCTGCGTAAAAATATCGCTGAGATGGCCGCTTATGTTCCGGGGATGCAACCCGAGAATGAAGCTGAGTGGGTCAAACTGAATACCAATGAAAATCCCTACCCGCCTTCACCCGACGTTGCCAAGGCGATTCTGGCCGAGGTCGGGAAGGACGGTGCCAATTTACGTAAATACCCGGATGCCAGGAGCAAAAAAGCGCGCGAAATTGCAGCCCGATTGTTTAAGGTTGATCCTGCCTGGGTGATCATGGCCAACGGTTCAGACGAACTGTTGAACAACCTGATCCGCGCCTTCGTCGGTGAAGGGGAGAGGATGGCCTTTGTGCATCCTTCCTACAGCTATTATGCCACTCTGTCAGATATTCAGGGGGCGCAGATTGATCAGTTTGGTCTGGATGACGATTTTCGACTGGTCGATTTTCCTGAGCGTTACTCGGGGAAACTCCTCTTTCTGACCAGCCCTAATGCGCCACTCGGCTTCCGTTTCCCCAATGACTATATCCGCAAGCTGGCCGGGCGTTGTGACGGGGTGCTGGTGGTGGATGAAGCCTATTCCGATTTTGCCGATGGCAGCGCGATGGATCTGGTTGAGCAGTGTGACAACCTAATCGTCACCCGCACCCTTTCCAAAAGTTATTCGCTGGCTGGGATGCGACTTGGCCTGGCGGTTGCGCGTCCCGAGGTGATTGCGGCGCTGGATAAGATCCGGGATCATTACCACCTGGATCGGCTGGCGCTGGTGGCAGCGGAAGCTGCGTTGCTGGATCAGGATTGGCTGGTCGAAAATCTGGTCAAGATCCGCAAAACCCGCGAATGGTTCAGCAGCCAGCTGCGGGAGCTCGGCTATCGGGTTATTCCGTCACAGGCCAACTTCATTTTTGTTACGCCACCCGATCTCGATGCCGAGCGGGTCTATCAGGGCCTCTTTGAACGTCAGATCCTGGTTCGTTACTTTACCGAGCCCTTGCTTAAACACGGCCTGCGCATTTCGATCGGCACCCGTGAAGAGATGGAAACAACCCTTAAGGCGATGACAGAGATTGGCTGA
- a CDS encoding HD domain-containing protein, protein MKNLANFLFEVGMLKRTPRTGFQFLGSGAESVAEHSFRTAIIGYTLAQIDGQVDAARVMQLCLFHDLPEARTGDLNYVNKKYVKVDEQKAIDDLAEQLPFGDDYRATLAEFMAKQTPEALIANDADQLEMILALKEHKDLGNRNADEWFPFSLERLKTDAARQLASSIWSTDSSKWWFDDDREWWINGSHDHE, encoded by the coding sequence ATGAAGAATCTGGCCAATTTTCTGTTTGAAGTCGGCATGCTCAAGCGCACCCCCCGCACCGGTTTTCAATTCCTCGGATCGGGCGCCGAATCTGTGGCTGAGCACAGTTTTCGCACCGCGATCATCGGTTACACCCTGGCGCAGATTGATGGCCAGGTTGATGCCGCGCGGGTGATGCAACTCTGCCTGTTTCATGATCTCCCAGAGGCACGCACCGGCGACCTGAACTATGTCAACAAGAAGTATGTCAAGGTCGACGAACAAAAGGCGATCGATGACCTGGCCGAGCAGCTCCCCTTTGGCGATGACTACCGCGCCACCCTCGCCGAATTTATGGCGAAGCAGACCCCCGAAGCGCTGATCGCCAATGATGCCGACCAGTTGGAAATGATTCTGGCTCTCAAGGAGCACAAGGATCTGGGGAACCGTAACGCTGATGAATGGTTCCCCTTTTCCCTTGAACGGCTCAAAACCGATGCCGCAAGGCAGCTCGCCTCCAGTATCTGGAGTACCGATTCGTCGAAGTGGTGGTTTGATGATGATAGAGAATGGTGGATTAATGGTTCTCACGATCACGAGTGA
- a CDS encoding class II fumarate hydratase: protein MSKTRIEKDSLGTMQVPTDALYGAQTARAVENFPISGQPLPRPLLYALTLIKQQAALVNAELGLLEATRASAISQAAAEILKGMHDCQFPVDIYQTGSGTSSNMNANEVIAHRASQLLNHKSARPLHPNDEVNLGQSSNDVFPSAIHIACAQQLQEKLFPALQQLETQLTAKSAEFTSVIKIGRTHLQDATPITFGQVFSGYARQIKLAQERLACESTGLYELPLGGTAVGTGINTHAEFAARTIGRIATETRLPFREALNHFEAQAARDALVAVSGSLKSCAVSLSKIANDIRLLGSGPRCGYGELQLPAVQPGSSIMPGKVNPVMAESLIQVCARVIGNDASITLCGLGGYFELNTMMPLMAAAMLESIELLSRAITLFGDRCLAGLKADHKRCAELVEQSLALVTSLAPVIGYDRAADLAKQAYQEGKTIRELLTAEQTLPAEELNRLLDPKQMI, encoded by the coding sequence ATGAGCAAGACACGTATTGAAAAGGACAGCCTCGGCACCATGCAGGTGCCGACCGATGCACTTTACGGAGCCCAGACTGCGCGCGCCGTTGAAAATTTCCCGATTTCAGGCCAGCCGTTACCTCGCCCCCTGCTGTACGCCCTGACGCTGATTAAACAGCAGGCGGCGCTGGTGAATGCCGAGCTCGGGCTGCTCGAAGCGACGCGGGCATCCGCTATTTCTCAGGCCGCTGCCGAAATCCTCAAGGGGATGCACGACTGTCAGTTCCCGGTTGATATTTATCAGACCGGCTCAGGAACCAGCAGTAACATGAACGCTAACGAGGTGATCGCCCACCGCGCCAGCCAACTGCTGAACCACAAATCGGCACGTCCGCTCCACCCCAACGATGAAGTCAACCTGGGACAGTCAAGCAACGATGTCTTCCCCAGCGCCATCCATATCGCCTGCGCGCAGCAGCTTCAGGAGAAGTTGTTCCCGGCCTTACAGCAGCTGGAGACGCAGTTGACGGCAAAATCGGCAGAATTTACCAGCGTCATCAAGATTGGCCGGACCCATCTGCAGGATGCCACCCCGATCACTTTTGGCCAGGTGTTCAGCGGCTATGCGCGTCAGATTAAACTCGCTCAAGAACGCCTGGCCTGTGAATCAACCGGCCTTTACGAGCTGCCGCTGGGCGGAACCGCGGTCGGGACCGGGATTAACACCCACGCCGAATTCGCGGCACGCACCATCGGCCGAATCGCCACGGAGACACGTCTGCCATTTCGCGAAGCGCTCAATCACTTTGAGGCTCAGGCCGCCCGTGATGCGCTGGTGGCGGTAAGTGGCTCACTCAAGTCCTGCGCCGTCAGCCTGTCGAAAATTGCCAACGATATCCGCCTGCTCGGAAGCGGTCCACGCTGTGGTTATGGAGAGTTACAATTGCCTGCGGTGCAGCCGGGGAGCTCGATCATGCCGGGGAAGGTCAACCCGGTGATGGCCGAGAGCCTGATCCAGGTCTGCGCGCGGGTGATCGGCAACGATGCCAGCATCACCCTCTGTGGCCTGGGAGGCTATTTCGAACTGAATACGATGATGCCGCTGATGGCGGCGGCGATGCTGGAGAGTATTGAACTCTTAAGTCGCGCGATCACTTTGTTCGGTGACCGCTGTCTGGCCGGATTGAAGGCTGACCATAAACGCTGTGCTGAGCTGGTGGAGCAAAGTCTGGCCCTGGTGACCTCGCTCGCTCCCGTCATCGGCTACGATCGCGCCGCCGACCTGGCCAAACAGGCCTACCAGGAAGGGAAGACCATTCGTGAGCTGTTGACGGCCGAACAGACCTTGCCGGCAGAGGAGCTGAATCGGCTGCTGGACCCGAAGCAGATGATTTAG